One Hypomesus transpacificus isolate Combined female chromosome 16, fHypTra1, whole genome shotgun sequence genomic window carries:
- the lim2.2 gene encoding lens intrinsic membrane protein 2.2 produces the protein MLYTLAGGGTLCGVAALVLLIVSTATDFWMQYRYSGSSANQGLWRFCINHKCHAHTVTVAFWDATRAFMLLAVLSCFAGVVLGLSAFANGTNSRRVRTGGIALLLSGFLALLALSVYTGVTVTFFGKRFLDWRFSWSYILGWVAILFSFAAGMFQLCAYQKTVAEPAPPNIPDS, from the exons ATGTTGTACACTTTAGCAGGAGGCGGCACCCTCTGCGGGGTGGCCGCCCTTGTGCTTCTCATCGTCTCCACGGCGACTGACTTCTGGATGCAGTACCGCTACTCCGGCAGCTCAGCCAACCAGGGCCTCTGGAGGTTTTGCATAAATCACAAGTGCCACGCCCACACCGTCACCGTGG CCTTCTGGGATGCCACGCGGGCCTTCATGCTGCTGGCTGTGCTGAGCTGCTTCGCCGGCGTGGTCCTGGGGCTGAGCGCCTTCGCCAACGGCACCAACAGCAGGAGGGTACGGACCGGGGGCATCGCGTTGCTCCTGTCAG GTTTCCTCGCCCTGCTGGCCCTGTCAGTCTACACTGGGGTGACGGTCACCTTCTTTGGCAAGCGCTTCCTCGACTGGCGTTTCTCCTGGTCCTACATCCTGGGCTGGGTAGCCATCCTTTTCTCCTTTGCTGCAG GTATGTTCCAGCTCTGTGCCTACCAGAAGACCGTTGCAGAACCAGCCCCTCCCAACATCCCCGACAGCTAA
- the si:zfos-943e10.1 gene encoding GRAM domain-containing protein 2B isoform X2: MMRYMSFRSSRRRLNGYPVESGGLSAKVKRSKSSKKAEPRKAFSLEEAQLAVHQQKILTRQAPIRSETFDADRSFERTEGTGSQSSFIKHNATFHKLFPDIPESEDLLHAYICALQKEVPYHGRLYVTSTHACFYSSVLLKDTKLVIPVNSIHILKKQNMALLVPNALSIRTTLGDKHLFVSLRNREGCYQLLRSVCPQLEDGSPNGSPHFSSAEHSFDRVKLVNSSQSSLDGFEPLDGSDPRVLPDPSPPPRPYADPEPSGNSGSYRSTHTPLIDSSSEELSGCSWVWSVPERARSFLIQRESSSLNTLLSIYLILVVLLLLSSGYIGLRIVALEEQLTSLGALPEFSLQAG; the protein is encoded by the exons ATGATGAGGTACATGAGTTTCCGGTCATCCAGGAGACGTCTCAACGG ctaccCAGTGGAGAGCGGTGGACTGTCGGCGAAGGTGAAGAGGAGCAAGAGCAGCAAGAAGGCCGAACCCAGGAAGGCCTTCAGCTTGGAGGAGGCCCAGCTGGCCGTCCATCAGCAGAAGATCCTCACCAGACAAGCCCCCATCAG GTCGGAGACGTTCGATGCAGACCGGAGCTTTGAGAGGACCGAAGGCACAGGCTCACAAAGT AGCTTCATCAAGCACAACGCAACATTCCACAAGTTGTTTCCAGACATTCCCGAGAGCGAAGACTTGCTGCATG cGTACATCTGCGCCCTGCAGAAGGAGGTGCCCTACCACGGGCGGCTGTACGTCACCAGCACCCATGCCTGCTTCTACTCGTCTGTGCTCCTGAAGGACACCAAG ttggTGATCCCAGTGAACAGCATCCACATCCTGAAGAAGCAGAACATGGCCCTGCTGGTGCCCAACGCTCTGTCCATCCGCACCACCCTGGGGGACAAG CATCTGTTTGTGTCCCTGCGGAACCGGGAAGGGTGCTACCAGCTCCTGCGCTCCGTGTGTCCTCAGCTGGAG GATGGAAGCCCCAACGGCAGTCCGCACTTCTCCTCGGCAGAACATAGCTTCGATCGAGTCAAATTGGTG aactCCAGCCAGTCTAGTCTAGACGGCTTCGAGCCGTTGGACGGCTCTGACCCCCGCGTcctccctgacccctcccctccgccccgACCATACGCAG acccagAACCCAGCGGGAACAGTGGCTCTTACAGGAGCACGCACACACCGCTTATCGACAGCTCGTCGGAGGAGCTCTCAG GTTGCTCGTGGGTGTGGAGCGTGCCAGAGAGGGCCCGCTCCTTCCTCATCCAGAGAGAGTCCAGCAGCCTCAACACGCTCCTCTCCATCTACCTAATACT GGTCGTCCTGCTCCTGTTGTCCTCGGGGTACATCGGCCTACGCATCGTGGCTCTGGAAGAACAGCTCACCTCTCTCGGAGCGCTGCCCGAATTCTCACTACAGGCTGG ATAA
- the si:zfos-943e10.1 gene encoding GRAM domain-containing protein 2B isoform X1 yields the protein MLENKRERLKTFLRKIDEKAIFRIKHFMKEGYPVESGGLSAKVKRSKSSKKAEPRKAFSLEEAQLAVHQQKILTRQAPIRSETFDADRSFERTEGTGSQSSFIKHNATFHKLFPDIPESEDLLHAYICALQKEVPYHGRLYVTSTHACFYSSVLLKDTKLVIPVNSIHILKKQNMALLVPNALSIRTTLGDKHLFVSLRNREGCYQLLRSVCPQLEDGSPNGSPHFSSAEHSFDRVKLVNSSQSSLDGFEPLDGSDPRVLPDPSPPPRPYADPEPSGNSGSYRSTHTPLIDSSSEELSGCSWVWSVPERARSFLIQRESSSLNTLLSIYLILVVLLLLSSGYIGLRIVALEEQLTSLGALPEFSLQAG from the exons ctaccCAGTGGAGAGCGGTGGACTGTCGGCGAAGGTGAAGAGGAGCAAGAGCAGCAAGAAGGCCGAACCCAGGAAGGCCTTCAGCTTGGAGGAGGCCCAGCTGGCCGTCCATCAGCAGAAGATCCTCACCAGACAAGCCCCCATCAG GTCGGAGACGTTCGATGCAGACCGGAGCTTTGAGAGGACCGAAGGCACAGGCTCACAAAGT AGCTTCATCAAGCACAACGCAACATTCCACAAGTTGTTTCCAGACATTCCCGAGAGCGAAGACTTGCTGCATG cGTACATCTGCGCCCTGCAGAAGGAGGTGCCCTACCACGGGCGGCTGTACGTCACCAGCACCCATGCCTGCTTCTACTCGTCTGTGCTCCTGAAGGACACCAAG ttggTGATCCCAGTGAACAGCATCCACATCCTGAAGAAGCAGAACATGGCCCTGCTGGTGCCCAACGCTCTGTCCATCCGCACCACCCTGGGGGACAAG CATCTGTTTGTGTCCCTGCGGAACCGGGAAGGGTGCTACCAGCTCCTGCGCTCCGTGTGTCCTCAGCTGGAG GATGGAAGCCCCAACGGCAGTCCGCACTTCTCCTCGGCAGAACATAGCTTCGATCGAGTCAAATTGGTG aactCCAGCCAGTCTAGTCTAGACGGCTTCGAGCCGTTGGACGGCTCTGACCCCCGCGTcctccctgacccctcccctccgccccgACCATACGCAG acccagAACCCAGCGGGAACAGTGGCTCTTACAGGAGCACGCACACACCGCTTATCGACAGCTCGTCGGAGGAGCTCTCAG GTTGCTCGTGGGTGTGGAGCGTGCCAGAGAGGGCCCGCTCCTTCCTCATCCAGAGAGAGTCCAGCAGCCTCAACACGCTCCTCTCCATCTACCTAATACT GGTCGTCCTGCTCCTGTTGTCCTCGGGGTACATCGGCCTACGCATCGTGGCTCTGGAAGAACAGCTCACCTCTCTCGGAGCGCTGCCCGAATTCTCACTACAGGCTGG ATAA